In Oncorhynchus clarkii lewisi isolate Uvic-CL-2024 chromosome 2, UVic_Ocla_1.0, whole genome shotgun sequence, one DNA window encodes the following:
- the LOC139379716 gene encoding zinc finger protein OZF-like — translation MSNIQLLRVFLSQRLTMAAEEIFGVIEETIAEYQEENSRLRSMLDVVIKPDILLHRIDIQQSTHHPVSEKEVLPEQQHCEQEWSPRLGQEDPHYIQIKEEPEELESSLKNDYNHQDLTQSSLLYETQSEDYEETYCLPSTSTAQRNYSLPSTLTEQNMIQIKSELDAEDNGVSEPSREPQPLFAENLESSAAQSKNMKCVKGVESRPLSGSKPLKPKRSPSKRLQTVRKQSAYIHCKFCGMYFSYLASLVNHARKHAQDKECLCGVCGIHLESTESMLDHLETHVGARVCHVCGTFFPGSAELNDHMKVHPGEKSFRCPDCGKCFRKNPDLTAHKRIHTGERPYRCQFCGKGFSQSGNLAVHMKSHSGEKPHCCPVCGKCFSSKSYMNTHMKIHTGERPFCCRVCGKCFIRNPDLTVHMRTHTGVKPYKCQYCGQGFKQNYHRKLHMKIHMGKTISLPSL, via the exons aTGTCTAATATACAGTTATTGAGAGTGTTTCTCAGCCAGAGATTGACAATGGCAGCTGAGGAGATATTCGGCGTCATTGAAGAAACGATAGCAGAGTACCAGGAAGAGAACAGCCGTCTGCGTAGCATGCTCGATGTAGTTATTAAACCAGATATACTATTACACAGAATAG ACATCCAACAGTCCACCCACCACCCTGTATCTGAAAAGGAGGTTCTCCCTGAGCAGCAACACTGTGAGCAGGAGTGGAGCCCCAGGCTGGGGCAGGAAGACCCACATTACATACAGATAAAAGAGGAACCGGAGGAACTAGAGTCATCTTTGAAAAATGACTACAACCACCAGGACCTGACTCAGTCCTCACTTCTTTATGAAACCCAAAGTGAAGACTACGAAGAGACGTACTGTCTTCCCAGCACCTCAACTGCACAGAGGAACTACTCCCTACCCAGCACCTTAACTGAACAGAACATGATACAGATCAAATCAGAACTTGATGCAGAAGACAATGGAGTATCAGAACCATCCCGTGAGCCTCAGCCCCTATTTGCAGAAAATCTAGAGTCTTCTGCAGCTCAGAGTAAAAACATGAAATGTGTCAAAGGGGTAGAGAGTAGACCTCTGTCAGGTTCAAAGCCACTTAAACCCAAGAGATCACCATCAAAGAGATTACAGACAGTAAGAAAACAAAGTGCCTATATCCACTGTAAATTTTGTGGAATGTATTTCTCCTACTTAGCTTCTTTAGTGAATCATGCAAGAAAGCATGCACAGGACAAAGAATGTCTATGTGGTGTGTGTGGAATACACTTAGAGTCCACAGAAAGTATGTTAGATCATCTAGAAACCCACGTTGGAGCTAGAGTTTGTCATGTTTGTGGTACATTTTTCCCTGGGAGTGCTGAGCTGAATGATCATATGAAGGTTCACCCAGGGGAGAAATCGTTTCGCTGTCCTGATTGTGGCAAGTGTTTCAGAAAAAATCCAGATCTCACAGCGCACAAGAGGATTCATACAGGGGAGAGACCGTACCGCTGCCAGTTTTGTGGCAAAGGATTCAGTCAGAGTGGAAACCTGGCTGTGCATATGAAGAGCCACTCTGGGGAGAAACCGCATTGCTGCCCTGTTTGTGGGAAATGTTTCAGCAGTAAATCTTATATGAACACACACATGAAGATTCACACAGGGGAGAGGCCATTTTGCTGTCGTGTATGCGGAAAATGTTTCATAAGAAACCCTGATCTGACAGTCCACATGAGGACTCATACAGGGGTGAAACCATATAAGTGCCAGTATTGTGGCCAAGGATTCAAGCAGAATTATCACCGGAAACTACACATGAAGATCCACATGGGAAAAACCATATCATTGCCATCTTTGTGA